One Saccharomyces kudriavzevii IFO 1802 strain IFO1802 genome assembly, chromosome: 4 genomic region harbors:
- the GIN4 gene encoding protein kinase GIN4 (similar to Saccharomyces cerevisiae KCC4 (YCL024W) and GIN4 (YDR507C); ancestral locus Anc_1.52) produces MAVNGNSVPAIKDNTIGPWKLGETLGLGSTGKVQLARNKSTGQEAAVKVISKAVFNAGNMSGTSIVGSITPDALPYGIEREIIIMKLLNHPNVLRLYDVWETNTDLYLVLEYAEKGELFNLLVERGPLPENEAIRFFRQIIIGVSYCHALGIVHRDLKPENLLLDHKYNIKIADFGMAALETEGKLLETSCGSPHYAAPEIVSGIPYQGFASDVWSCGVILFALLTGRLPFDEEDGNIRTLLLKVQKGQFELPSDDEVSREAQDLICKILTVDPKRRIKARDILKHPLLQKYPSIRDSKSIRGLPREDTYLTPLSESNSSIDATILQNLVILWHGRDPDGIKEKLKEPGANAEKTLYALLYRFKCDTQKELIRQQQIKKRQSISSVSTSSPNKISTTPQRRKNRESIISVTSSRKKPISFNKFTASSASSSNLTTPGSSKRLSKNFSSKKRLSTIVNQASPTPASRNKRTSIINVDKNQRRASVFSTAKRNKKTSRSTKKLSLIPSMKRESVTTKLMSTYAKLAADDDWEYIEKETKRTSSNFATLIDEIFEYEKYEKIRKEKKELELKVREAKAREELERRKRKQEEKEHSRKVLEKEELKRKQQELKKQIEIDISDLEHELSKHKEEKPDGNIRSISAPMESEEKNINHLEVDIDNILRRRNFSLQTRPVSRLDPGIMFSSPVEKESAVEPKRTENERLTTEKKILETIRRSKFLGSSFNIEKELKLSKMEYPSMVPPQRLSEERIVSDPSDDYGSLVLPKDARGYSQLEDHIAPTTGDLLSNGELRKISEVRVPQFTRKSRHFSESNKRLSVLSMYSSKESFTNLVDILKNGNIDVHKQQSQRIPTPKSADDSEFLFETVNEEAEYTGNSSNDERLYDVGDSTIKDKSALKLNFADRFNASTNEKETENLHLPTLPPLNGGDEVNKQKDEDVLGIQPKVKSMIPQSDSSSHTGKEEEKEEKGEEGREDQEKDAKGAKDIEPPLNKSVQKTRANDSGPQVKSHPREPKKDRNISGNGSFFRKFSKSSTSDKSVELYAKVSAKQLFNGLEKLLRGWTQYGLKNIKSHPNNLTLTGKLSSENIFSLRSTLFEISIYPRGKMSVVQFKKVSGAFKAVKKLVNEVENVLSKEGVLEK; encoded by the coding sequence CTATCACTCCAGACGCTTTACCTTATGGTATAGAACGTGAGATAATCATCATGAAGTTGTTAAATCATCCAAATGTGCTACGTTTATATGACGTTTGGGAAACAAATACAGATTTGTACCTTGTATTGGAATACGCAGAAAAGGGAGAGTTGTTCAACCTCCTAGTTGAGAGAGGTCCGCTaccagaaaatgaagccATTAGGTTTTTTAGACAAATTATTATTGGTGTTTCATACTGTCATGCTCTCGGTATTGTCCATCGTGATCTGAAACCAGAAAACCTACTATTAGATCATAAATATAACATAAAGATTGCTGATTTTGGGATGGCGGCATTAGAAACCGAAGGAAAATTGCTAGAGACATCGTGCGGGTCCCCTCACTATGCTGCACCTGAAATTGTATCTGGTATACCGTATCAAGGTTTCGCCAGTGATGTATGGTCATGTGGTGTGATCCTATTCGCTCTTCTTACTGGTCGGTTGCCTTTTGATGAGGAAGATGGGAATATAAGAACACTGTTGTTGAAAGTTCAGAAGGGTCAGTTCGAATTACCTTCTGATGATGAGGTTTCACGTGAAGCTCAGGATTTGATTTGTAAGATCTTAACAGTTGACCCtaaaagaagaatcaaAGCAAGAGATATACTCAAACATCCACTATTGCAAAAATACCCGAGTATAAGAGATTCCAAGAGTATTAGAGGCTTGCCAAGAGAAGATACATACCTAACGCCATTATCAGAAAGCAATTCTTCGATTGATGCCACCATTCTGCAAAACTTAGTAATATTATGGCATGGAAGAGATCCTGATGGAATCAAGGAGAAGTTAAAAGAGCCTGGCGCCAATGCCGAAAAGACTTTATATGCGCTATTGTATAGATTCAAATGCGATACTCAAAAGGAACTTATCAGGCAACAGCAAATTAAGAAAAGGCAGTCGATTAGTAGTGTATCTACTTCTTCTCCCAATAAAATATCGACAACTCCACAACGCAGGAAAAATAGGGAATCTATAATTAGCGTGACGTCATCTCGCAAAAAGCCAATATCCTTTAATAAATTCACCGCTTCCAGTGCTTCATCCAGCAATTTAACTACTCCTGGTTCTTCCAAACgtctttccaaaaatttctcgTCAAAGAAGAGATTATCTACAATTGTTAATCAGGCTTCCCCAACACCGGCATCACGTAATAAAAGAACTTCGATTATAAATGTGGATAAAAATCAAAGGAGGGCCTCTGTCTTTTCCACTGCTAAgaggaacaaaaaaacCTCCAGATCCACAAAGAAGTTGTCATTGATACCTAGTATGAAGCGCGAGTCAGTGACAACAAAACTAATGTCAACATATGCCAAGTTGGCTGCGGATGACGACTGGGAatatattgaaaaggaaacaaagaGAACGAGCTCTAATTTTGCAACTCTTATAGATgagatttttgaatatgaGAAGTacgaaaaaataagaaaagagaagaaggagTTAGAGCTTAAGGTGAGAGAAGCTAAAGCACGTGAAGAGCTAGAACGTAGAAAGCGcaagcaagaagaaaaagaacactCCAGGAaagttttggaaaaggaagaattgaaaagaaagcagcAGGAACTTAAGAAGCAGATTGAAATTGATATAAGCGATTTGGAACATGAGTTGTCCAAAcacaaagaggaaaaacCGGATGGTAACATTAGGTCGATCTCTGCTCCTATGGAgagtgaagaaaaaaatatcaatcaTTTGGAAGTTGACATCGATAACATTCTCCGCCGCcgcaatttttctttacaaaCTAGACCTGTGTCAAGACTTGATCCTGGCATAATGTTTTCAAGTCCTGTTGAGAAGGAGAGTGCAGTGGAACCAAAGAGAACTGAAAACGAGAGACTCacaacagaaaagaaaattcttgaaactATCAGGAGATCCAAATTTCTCGGTTCATCATttaatattgaaaaagaattgaaattgtCCAAAATGGAATATCCAAGTATGGTTCCTCCGCAGAGATTGTCCGAAGAGAGGATAGTATCAGATCCGAGCGACGACTATGGGTCTTTGGTTCTTCCAAAGGATGCGAGGGGCTATTCTCAATTAGAGGATCATATAGCACCAACTACGGGAGACCTTCTATCCAATGGTGAATTAAGAAAAATCTCTGAGGTTAGAGTACCGCAGTTTACCAGAAAATCAAGGCATTTTAGTGAATCGAATAAAAGGCTCTCCGTCTTATCGATGTACTCCTCAAAGGAATCATTCACCAATTTGGTTgacatcttgaaaaacGGCAATATCGACGTTCATAAACAACAAAGTCAAAGAATTCCAACGCCAAAAAGTGCGGATGATTcagaatttctttttgaaactgtCAATGAAGAAGCTGAGTATACCGGAAATAGCTCGAACGACGAGAGATTGTACGATGTCGGCGATTCTACAATCAAAGACAAGAGTGCACTAAAACTAAACTTTGCTGATCGTTTTAATGCTTCTACCaacgaaaaggaaaccGAAAATTTGCATCTTCCAACACTTCCACCCTTAAATGGTGGCGATGAAGTGAATAAGCAGAAGGACGAAGACGTTCTTGGGATACAGCCAAAGGTTAAGTCGATGATACCACAATCAGACTCTTCGTCACATACtggaaaagaggaagaaaaagaggagAAAGGAGAAGAGGGACGAGaggatcaagaaaaagatgcGAAAGGAGCAAAAGATATAGAACCCCCATTGAATAAATCTGTTCAAAAGACAAGAGCAAACGATAGTGGCCCGCAGGTAAAAAGTCATCCGAGAGAGCCTAAGAAGGATAGGAATATAAGTGGGAATGGctcatttttcagaaaattttcaaagtcCTCTACCTCGGACAAATCAGTAGAACTATATGCTAAGGTTTCGGCAAAACAGCTATTTAATGGTTTGGAAAAACTTTTACGTGGTTGGACTCAGTATGgattaaaaaatatcaaatcaCATCCTAACAATCTGACCTTAACAGGAAAACTATCGAGCGAaaatatattttctttacgTTCAACATTGTTCGAAATCAGCATTTACCCAAGAGGTAAGATGAGTGTTGTGCAGTTTAAAAAAGTTTCTGGTGCATTCAAAGCTGTCAAGAAGCTGGTTaatgaagttgaaaacGTCTTGAGTAAGGAAGGCGTTCTAGAAAAATAG